A genomic segment from Ptychodera flava strain L36383 chromosome 8, AS_Pfla_20210202, whole genome shotgun sequence encodes:
- the LOC139138081 gene encoding LOW QUALITY PROTEIN: complement receptor type 2-like (The sequence of the model RefSeq protein was modified relative to this genomic sequence to represent the inferred CDS: inserted 1 base in 1 codon), whose amino-acid sequence NGNSIRSQAFPVCSGTSVIYACQDGYELEGANNITCIRGEWNEEVPKCVGNCQDPGVPENGYQRRNYTFPAKNGTLIEYGCNDGWMLYDAEEQKCLKYAVTLCDEGTWSQQLPDCVAECSDPGNPRNGRQVGNTTYPVCTQTSVSFTCDYLFELVGSQTIVCLAGMWNDTAPVCVEQCIDPGSPTNGSQVGDHNYPVSYGTVVEFDCDPLYRLHDPSTGGCIWKASTSCLNGTWSEPLPSCWRGCFRPWTTNKWVPTILPCISLCSHGQWSDHVPACIGNCKDPGAPDNGYQKRRPTFPAENGTLVEFACDHGYNLFYEETSCVEAVTTTCVEGTWSHPTPQCMRECEDPSQPDNSRQMGNYTYPSCHGTNVTFSCDYLYELVGSETITCTESGWSTSVPECVPQCLDLGNPEYGYQIRSHLYPVSNGTIVEYQCNPGYRLHDANSADCIDFASSTCRDGSWTHPLPLCVKECEDPGRPANGNSIRSQAFPVCSGTSVIYACQDGYELEGANNITCXQGEWNEEVPKCVGNCQDPGVPENGYQRRNYTFPAKNGT is encoded by the exons AATGGAAATTCGATAAGGAGCCAGGCATTCCCAGTCTGTAGTGGTACAAGTGTGATCTATGCATGTCAAGATGGATATGAACTCGAAGGGGCAAATAATATCACTTGTATCAGGGGAGAATGGAATGAGGAAGTGCCAAAATGTGTTGGCAATTGCCAAGATCCTGGCGTGCCTGAAAATGGATACCAGAGAAGAAATTATACATTCCCTGCTAAGAATGGAACTTTAATCGAATATGGCTGCAATGACGGGTGGATGTTGTATGATGCAGAGGAACAAAAGTGTCTGAAGTATGCAGTAACTCTGTGCGATGAAGGCACATGGAGCCAGCAGCTTCCCGATTGTGTGGCAGAGTGTTCGGATCCAGGCAATCCAAGAAATGGCCGTCAAGTTGGAAACACAACATACCCAGTCTGCACTCAAACATCAGTTAGCTTCACATGTGACTACCTCTTTGAACTTGTTGGTTCGCAAACAATTGTTTGCCTTGCAGGAATGTGGAACGATACTGCTCCCGTCTGTGTAGAACAGTGCATTGATCCAGGCTCACCCACAAATGGAAGTCAAGTTGGTGACCACAACTATCCTGTTTCTTATGGTACTGTAGTTGAATTTGACTGTGATCCACTCTACCGTCTACACGATCCATCGACCGGTGGCTGTATATGGAAAGCCTCAACCTCTTGCCTTAATGGAACATGGAGTGAACCACTTCCATCGTGTTGGAGAGGGTGTTTTAGACCCTGGACAACCAACAAATGGGTTCCAACAATACTCCCATGCATATCCT TGTGCTCACATGGTCAATGGAGTGATCATGTTCCAGCATGCATAGGAAATTGCAAGGATCCTGGAGCACCAGACAATGGCTATCAGAAGAGAAGACCAACATTTCCAGCAGAGAATGGCACGTTAGTAGAGTTTGCTTGTGATCATGGCTATAATCTTTTCTATGAAGAGACCAGTTGTGTTGAAGCAGTAACAAccacctgtgtagaaggaacATGGTCTCATCCGACTCCACAATGTATGAGAGAATGTGAGGATCCTAGTCAACCTGACAATAGCAGACAGATGGGCAATTATACTTATCCTTCTTGTCATGGTACAAATGTCACATTCAGCTGTGATTATCTCTATGAACTAGTTGGCAGTGAAACCATCACATGCACAGAATCAGGTTGGTCAACGTCAGTCCCTGAATGCGTTCCACAATGTCTTGATCTAGGTAATCCTGAATATGGATATCAGATAAGAAGCCATCTGTATCCGGTATCAAATGGTACAATTGTTGAGTATCAATGTAATCCAGGTTACCGTCTGCATGATGCCAACTCTGCAGACTGTATAGACTTTGCCAGTAGCACATGTAGAGATGGTTCATGGACACATCCTCTTCCACTATGTGTCAAGGAATGTGAAGATCCAGGCAGACCAGCAAATGGAAATTCGATAAGGAGCCAGGCATTCCCAGTCTGTAGTGGTACAAGTGTGATCTATGCATGTCAAGATGGATATGAACTCGAAGGGGCAAATAATATCACTT ATCAGGGAGAATGGAATGAGGAAGTGCCAAAATGTGTTGGCAATTGCCAAGATCCTGGCGTGCCTGAAAATGGATACCAGAGAAGAAATTATACATTCCCTGCTAAGAATGGAACTTAA